Proteins from a genomic interval of Papaver somniferum cultivar HN1 chromosome 4, ASM357369v1, whole genome shotgun sequence:
- the LOC113272997 gene encoding uncharacterized protein LOC113272997, with protein MAKPTSATPFKIRESTRFYPYFEDCIGAMDSIHIPAMVEKRNASVYRNRHEITSQNVLAVCNFDLEFIYVLSGWEGSAHDSKILNDAMTKRNGLKIPQEEEEDSHPSTLVNDDEILTQQTQEQQRQEANAWRKSITDDIREDVVGVGAVYFEKGKNSHGADDKSCQDGLDVDSSRSSRDADDHKGDWLMEFIDLR; from the exons atggctaagccaacaagtgcaactccattTAAAATTCGTGAGAGTACACGATTTTATCCTTACTTTGAGGATTGCATTGGAGCTATGGACAGTATACATATCCCAGCAATGGTAGAGAAAAGAAATGCATCCGTTTATCGGAATCGACATGAaattacatctcaaaatgtgttagcggtttgcaacttcgacttggagttcatatacgtgctcagtggatgggaagggtctgctcatgattcgaaaatacttaacgacgcaatgacaaaaagaaatggactgaaaataccgcaag aggaagaggaagatagccatccatcaacgcttgtaaatgacgatgaaattttgacacaacaaactcaagaacaacaacgtcaagaagctaatgcatggagaaagagtataacAGATGATAT AAGAGAAGATGTTGTTGGAGTTGGAGCTGTGTATTTCGAAAAAGGAAAGAACAGTCACGGAGCGGATGACAAAAGTTGTCAAGATGGTCTGGATGTTGATAGTTCTCGTAGTAGCAGAGATGCTGATGATCACAAGGGTGATTGGCTGATGGAGTTCATTGATCTTCGGTGA